From Leifsonia sp. fls2-241-R2A-40a, one genomic window encodes:
- a CDS encoding ABC transporter substrate-binding protein — protein sequence MKHRHLIAAAAVTAAAALALSGCSGGSGGANFSDSSPKDLSGTVSFWHFFSDREAGVIQSVVDDFEKKYPKIKVDVHSGQDDEKLQKAIATGSKVDVGLSYSTDIVGNFCSNGAFRSLNKVIERDKVDLSQFSDTVKSYTEYKGTRCAMPMLADVYGLYYNKGLLQAAGFTAPPKTLSELESMAEKLTTLKPDGSIKTLGFNPTMGWYENSAAHYGPAADAQWLKPDGTSAIGSSEGWKQLMTWQKAFVDKIGWDKLNAFTSGLGQEFSADNAFQTGQVAMNLDGEYRTAFIDDQAKKLNYGTAPFPTADDHTDLYGGGYITGNIIGISKGSKQPELAWTLLKYLTTDTDAVVKLANGLKNVPTTKDALNSPKLEVSEQFKTFLDISADKNVQTTPPSPLGAGYQQSFEDWWNKYQSQGGDLDAGLKAVDKQINDSLALSTGP from the coding sequence GTGAAACACCGTCATCTCATCGCCGCGGCCGCGGTCACCGCCGCCGCAGCACTCGCCCTCTCCGGCTGCTCCGGAGGATCGGGCGGAGCGAACTTCAGCGACAGCAGCCCGAAGGACCTCAGCGGCACCGTGTCCTTCTGGCACTTCTTCTCGGATCGCGAGGCCGGCGTCATCCAGTCGGTCGTCGACGACTTCGAGAAGAAGTACCCGAAGATCAAGGTCGACGTGCACTCCGGCCAGGACGACGAGAAGCTGCAGAAGGCGATCGCCACCGGCAGCAAGGTCGACGTCGGGCTGTCGTACTCGACGGACATCGTCGGCAACTTCTGCTCGAACGGCGCGTTCCGCAGCCTCAACAAGGTGATCGAGCGCGACAAGGTCGACCTGAGCCAGTTCTCCGACACGGTGAAGTCGTACACCGAGTACAAGGGCACGCGCTGCGCGATGCCGATGCTCGCCGACGTCTACGGTCTGTACTACAACAAGGGTCTCTTGCAGGCCGCCGGATTCACCGCTCCGCCGAAGACGCTGTCCGAGCTGGAGTCGATGGCCGAGAAGCTGACCACGCTCAAGCCGGACGGGTCGATCAAGACCCTCGGCTTCAACCCGACCATGGGCTGGTACGAGAATTCCGCCGCGCACTACGGCCCGGCCGCGGACGCCCAGTGGCTGAAGCCCGACGGCACCAGCGCGATCGGCTCGAGCGAGGGCTGGAAGCAGTTGATGACGTGGCAGAAGGCCTTCGTCGACAAGATCGGCTGGGACAAGCTGAACGCTTTCACCTCCGGACTCGGTCAGGAGTTCTCGGCCGACAACGCCTTCCAGACCGGACAGGTCGCGATGAACCTCGACGGCGAGTACCGCACGGCGTTCATCGACGACCAGGCGAAGAAGCTGAACTACGGTACGGCGCCCTTTCCGACCGCGGACGACCACACCGACCTGTACGGCGGCGGCTACATCACCGGGAACATCATCGGCATCTCCAAGGGGTCGAAGCAGCCGGAGCTGGCCTGGACCCTGCTGAAGTACCTCACGACCGACACGGACGCGGTGGTCAAGCTCGCCAACGGCCTCAAGAACGTGCCGACGACCAAGGATGCGCTGAACTCCCCGAAGCTCGAGGTCTCTGAGCAGTTCAAGACGTTCCTCGACATCTCGGCGGACAAGAACGTGCAGACCACGCCGCCGAGCCCGCTGGGCGCCGGCTACCAGCAGTCGTTCGAGGACTGGTGGAACAAGTACCAGAGCCAGGGCGGCGACCTCGACGCCGGGCTGAAGGCGGTCGACAAGCAGATCAACGACTCGCTCGCGCTGAGCACGGGACCGTGA
- a CDS encoding sugar ABC transporter permease, translating into MTATIEGAGRVAARPARRSRARRRRSLVTLALLAPALLGLLIFFVYPLIASIYYSFTRFDLVSPPQWIGLRNYEYLFTQDPNVWLATLNTLWFVVIWVPVKTGFALIVAGLLARARRASGFWRTVFYLPALVPPVASVVAFVFLFNPGTGPVNQVLGWFGIQGPLWFNDPAWSKPSLVLLGIWVMGDIMIIFLAALLDVPREQYEAASLDGANGMQKVRYVTMPSIAPVLLFAAVTGVIAAIQYFTEAAVASSVASGKAVVGQGISTNLGYPDGSLLTYTQWLYVRGFGTYQLGYASALAVLLFVVAAVILVLLLRRFKAFTPEGAQ; encoded by the coding sequence ATGACTGCCACCATCGAAGGCGCGGGGCGGGTCGCCGCCCGCCCCGCGCGGCGCTCCCGGGCGCGGCGCAGGCGTTCCCTGGTGACGCTCGCCCTGCTCGCACCGGCGCTCCTCGGGCTGCTGATCTTCTTCGTCTACCCGCTGATCGCCTCGATCTACTACTCGTTCACCCGGTTCGACCTGGTGTCGCCACCGCAGTGGATCGGGCTCCGGAACTACGAGTACCTGTTCACCCAGGACCCCAACGTCTGGCTCGCGACGCTCAACACCCTCTGGTTCGTCGTGATCTGGGTGCCGGTGAAGACCGGGTTCGCCCTGATCGTCGCCGGGCTCCTCGCCCGGGCACGGCGCGCATCCGGCTTCTGGCGGACCGTGTTCTACCTCCCGGCCCTGGTGCCACCGGTGGCGAGCGTCGTGGCGTTCGTGTTCCTGTTCAACCCGGGGACGGGTCCGGTGAACCAGGTGCTCGGCTGGTTCGGGATCCAGGGACCGCTCTGGTTCAACGACCCCGCCTGGTCGAAGCCCTCCCTGGTGCTCCTCGGCATCTGGGTCATGGGCGACATCATGATCATCTTCCTGGCCGCGCTGCTGGATGTGCCCCGCGAGCAGTACGAGGCTGCCTCGCTCGACGGCGCGAACGGCATGCAGAAGGTGCGGTACGTGACGATGCCGTCCATCGCCCCGGTGCTGCTGTTCGCAGCGGTGACGGGGGTGATCGCGGCCATCCAGTACTTCACGGAGGCAGCGGTCGCCTCCTCGGTCGCGTCGGGCAAGGCCGTGGTCGGCCAGGGCATCAGCACCAACCTCGGCTACCCGGACGGCTCGCTGCTGACATACACGCAGTGGCTGTACGTGCGCGGCTTCGGCACCTACCAGCTGGGCTACGCCTCCGCGCTCGCCGTGCTGCTGTTCGTGGTCGCGGCCGTCATCCTCGTCCTGCTGCTCCGCCGCTTCAAGGCGTTCACCCCGGAAGGCGCACAATGA
- a CDS encoding carbohydrate ABC transporter permease, with product MTSATLTPGETASRPPAPHRRIPSPQSTRARGILGWIAEHAVLVVLAVLFIAPVVFVFLTSLMSSEQTLTASLWPQPFQWDNYVKVFTTVPLAQWFANSAMYAVLATAFMLVSSIPAAYALAKIRFRGSGVLFTAIIIAMLLPPQVTAIPVYVMWSQLGLTGTLWPLILPNLLGDAFSIFLLRQFFLTIPSEYADAARIDGNGEFGVLWRVVLPMAKPGIAATAIFLFFASWNDYYGPLLYTSENPAAWPVAYGLASFRGVHGTDWGLTMAMTMLVTIPVVLIFFFAQRVFVEGITLTGVKG from the coding sequence ATGACCTCCGCAACCCTCACCCCGGGCGAGACCGCGAGCCGCCCGCCGGCGCCGCACCGCCGCATCCCGAGCCCGCAGTCCACCCGCGCCCGCGGCATCCTGGGCTGGATCGCCGAGCACGCCGTGCTGGTCGTGCTGGCGGTGCTGTTCATCGCCCCGGTGGTGTTTGTCTTCCTGACCTCGCTGATGTCGTCCGAGCAGACGCTGACCGCGTCGCTCTGGCCGCAGCCGTTCCAATGGGACAACTACGTGAAGGTGTTCACGACGGTCCCGCTCGCGCAGTGGTTCGCGAACTCGGCGATGTACGCGGTGCTCGCGACGGCGTTCATGCTGGTCTCGAGCATCCCCGCCGCGTATGCGCTGGCGAAGATCCGGTTCCGCGGGTCGGGGGTGCTGTTCACGGCGATCATCATCGCTATGCTGCTCCCGCCGCAGGTCACCGCCATCCCCGTCTACGTCATGTGGTCGCAACTGGGGCTGACCGGCACGCTGTGGCCGCTCATCCTGCCGAACCTGCTCGGGGACGCGTTCTCGATCTTCCTGCTCCGGCAGTTCTTCCTCACCATCCCCAGCGAGTACGCGGATGCCGCCCGCATCGACGGCAACGGCGAGTTCGGCGTGCTGTGGCGGGTGGTGCTCCCGATGGCGAAGCCCGGTATCGCGGCGACCGCGATCTTCCTGTTCTTCGCCTCCTGGAACGACTACTACGGTCCGCTCCTCTACACCTCCGAGAACCCGGCCGCGTGGCCCGTCGCCTACGGGCTGGCGTCGTTCCGGGGTGTCCACGGCACCGACTGGGGCCTCACCATGGCTATGACGATGCTGGTCACCATCCCCGTCGTCCTGATCTTCTTCTTCGCCCAACGCGTCTTCGTGGAGGGCATCACACTCACCGGCGTGAAGGGATAA
- a CDS encoding 6-phospho-beta-glucosidase: MKLTVVGGGSTYTPELIDGFARLRDLLPIEELWLVDPDPERLRLVGGMSQRMFRAAGHTGRVVPTSDLVAGVADADVVLLQLRIGGQAARHGDETWPHECGCIGQETTGPGGFAKALRTVPIVLRVAEEVRRHAKPDAWIVDFTNPVGIVTRALLQEGHRAVGLCNVAIGFQRRFAALLDVEPGQVQLGHVGLNHLTWERSVLVTDASGTRDALPGLLDTRLDQLAEENEMPAGLLRLLGDVPSYYLRYYYQHDEVLREQLDSPTRAEAVQRVERELLELYGDPSVDTKPEQLSQRGGAFYSEAAVDLIASLTSDRGDVQVVNLRNDGALPFLPDDHVIEVPATVDARGVTALPIDPLPADHAGLIAHVAGYERLALEAAVHGGRDRVLRAMMAHPLVGQYDRAERLTDLLIAHNRQPLEWAQ; the protein is encoded by the coding sequence GTGAAACTGACGGTCGTCGGAGGCGGCTCCACCTACACCCCCGAACTCATCGACGGATTCGCGCGGCTGCGCGACCTGCTCCCTATCGAGGAGCTGTGGCTGGTCGATCCGGACCCGGAGCGCCTGCGCCTGGTGGGCGGGATGAGCCAGCGGATGTTCCGCGCGGCCGGTCACACCGGGCGCGTGGTGCCGACGTCGGACCTCGTGGCCGGGGTGGCGGACGCCGACGTGGTGCTCCTCCAACTGCGGATCGGCGGCCAGGCCGCGCGCCACGGGGACGAGACCTGGCCGCACGAGTGCGGCTGCATCGGACAGGAGACGACCGGTCCCGGCGGCTTCGCGAAGGCGCTGCGCACCGTTCCGATCGTCCTCCGGGTCGCCGAGGAGGTGCGCCGGCACGCCAAGCCGGACGCCTGGATCGTCGACTTCACCAACCCGGTCGGGATCGTGACCCGCGCGCTCCTGCAGGAGGGACACCGCGCGGTCGGGCTGTGCAACGTCGCCATCGGGTTCCAGCGCCGGTTCGCCGCCCTGCTCGACGTCGAGCCGGGCCAGGTGCAGCTGGGGCACGTCGGGCTGAACCACCTCACGTGGGAGCGGTCGGTGCTGGTGACGGATGCGTCGGGCACCCGCGACGCCCTGCCCGGACTGCTGGACACGCGCCTGGACCAGCTGGCCGAGGAGAACGAGATGCCCGCCGGGCTGCTGCGGCTGCTCGGCGATGTGCCCAGCTACTACCTGCGGTACTACTACCAGCACGACGAGGTGCTCCGCGAGCAGCTCGACTCCCCCACGCGGGCGGAGGCGGTGCAGCGCGTCGAGCGCGAGCTGCTGGAGCTGTACGGCGACCCGTCGGTCGACACGAAGCCGGAGCAGCTGTCGCAGCGCGGCGGCGCCTTCTACTCGGAGGCCGCGGTCGACCTGATCGCGTCGCTGACGAGCGACCGGGGCGACGTCCAGGTCGTCAACCTGCGCAACGACGGCGCGTTGCCGTTCCTCCCCGACGACCACGTGATCGAGGTGCCGGCGACGGTGGATGCGCGCGGCGTCACCGCCCTGCCCATCGACCCGCTGCCCGCCGACCACGCCGGGCTGATCGCCCACGTCGCCGGGTACGAGCGGCTGGCGCTGGAGGCCGCGGTGCACGGCGGACGGGACCGGGTGCTCCGCGCCATGATGGCGCATCCACTGGTCGGCCAGTACGACCGCGCCGAGCGGCTCACCGACCTCCTCATCGCCCACAACCGGCAGCCCCTGGAGTGGGCGCAGTGA
- a CDS encoding BadF/BadG/BcrA/BcrD ATPase family protein yields MTVDGAPLVIAVDGGGSKTDAVALELDGTVVAEARDSTSSPHVIGMHQSAELVSRLIGRLLDRTGERPIAAANLYLSGLDLPSEIDAFRTAIAGTPWAGATIDNDLFALLRAGTGEPDAVAVVCGTGINCVGVRSDGRVIRYPSLGTISGDWGGGWHLGERALWYAARAVDGRGAPTVLAEAVPAAFGLTGVQDVIEALHFGRLPNSDLARLAPTVFACAREGDAIAGALVDEQAEEIATLAVTTLRRLDLLDRTVPVVLGGGVISGRDERLLSGIARLLDERAPAARMELVTAAPILGAALLALESAGAGLEAVDTARRTLEERPAAVVQ; encoded by the coding sequence GTGACCGTCGACGGAGCGCCGCTGGTCATCGCGGTCGACGGCGGCGGGTCGAAGACCGACGCGGTCGCCCTCGAACTGGACGGGACGGTCGTCGCCGAGGCGCGCGACAGCACCTCCAGCCCCCACGTCATCGGGATGCACCAATCGGCCGAGCTCGTGTCCCGGCTGATCGGCCGTCTCCTCGACCGGACCGGCGAGCGCCCGATCGCCGCGGCGAACCTGTACCTCTCCGGGCTCGACCTGCCGAGCGAGATCGACGCGTTCCGAACGGCGATCGCCGGGACGCCGTGGGCGGGCGCGACGATCGACAACGACCTGTTCGCGCTGCTGCGGGCGGGCACCGGCGAGCCGGACGCGGTCGCGGTGGTCTGCGGCACGGGCATCAACTGCGTCGGGGTGCGCTCCGACGGCCGGGTCATCCGCTATCCGTCGCTCGGGACCATCTCCGGCGACTGGGGAGGCGGCTGGCACCTGGGCGAGCGCGCCCTCTGGTACGCGGCGCGGGCGGTCGACGGACGCGGCGCGCCGACGGTCCTCGCGGAGGCGGTCCCCGCGGCGTTCGGGCTGACGGGCGTGCAGGACGTGATCGAGGCGCTGCACTTCGGCCGCCTCCCGAACAGCGATCTGGCCCGGCTCGCGCCGACGGTGTTCGCATGCGCCCGCGAGGGCGACGCGATCGCCGGCGCACTGGTCGACGAGCAGGCGGAGGAGATCGCCACCCTCGCGGTCACCACGCTGCGCCGCCTCGACCTGCTCGACCGCACCGTCCCCGTGGTGCTCGGCGGCGGCGTCATCAGCGGGCGCGACGAGCGGCTGCTCAGCGGGATCGCGCGCCTGCTCGACGAGCGCGCTCCGGCTGCGCGGATGGAGCTGGTGACGGCCGCGCCCATCCTCGGCGCAGCGCTGCTCGCGCTGGAGTCCGCCGGCGCCGGGCTGGAGGCCGTGGACACCGCGCGGCGCACTCTGGAGGAGCGTCCCGCCGCGGTGGTTCAATAG
- a CDS encoding protein-L-isoaspartate(D-aspartate) O-methyltransferase, producing the protein MVEEQLAPRGIEDQRVLDAMRRVPRHLFVEASAAPYAYEDHPMPIGDGQTISQPYIVALMLQAARIGPEDRVLDVGTGSGYAAAVAAVLAHRVVSIERHPDLAVGAAATLEALGYRVEVVTGDGTLGWPAAAPYDAIVAAATGPSVPRAWAEQLAPGGRIVMPVGRPGGSQHLALFTAAGDGRLHETNLGAVAFVPLLGDQGWPER; encoded by the coding sequence ATGGTCGAGGAACAGCTCGCGCCCCGCGGGATCGAGGACCAGCGCGTCCTCGATGCGATGCGGCGCGTGCCGCGCCACCTGTTCGTGGAGGCGTCGGCCGCGCCGTACGCGTACGAGGACCATCCGATGCCCATCGGCGACGGGCAGACGATTTCGCAGCCGTACATCGTCGCCCTGATGCTTCAGGCCGCGCGGATCGGCCCGGAGGACCGCGTGCTCGACGTCGGGACCGGCTCCGGCTACGCGGCCGCCGTCGCGGCCGTGCTCGCGCACCGCGTGGTCAGCATCGAGCGGCATCCGGACCTCGCGGTGGGGGCGGCGGCGACACTCGAGGCGCTGGGCTACCGCGTCGAGGTGGTCACGGGCGATGGGACGCTCGGGTGGCCGGCGGCGGCGCCGTACGACGCGATCGTCGCCGCGGCGACCGGTCCCTCGGTTCCGCGGGCGTGGGCGGAGCAGCTGGCGCCGGGCGGCCGGATCGTCATGCCCGTCGGCCGGCCGGGGGGCTCGCAGCACCTCGCGCTCTTCACAGCCGCGGGCGACGGAAGGCTGCACGAGACGAATCTCGGCGCGGTCGCCTTCGTGCCCCTGCTCGGGGACCAGGGCTGGCCGGAACGCTGA
- a CDS encoding gamma-glutamyl-gamma-aminobutyrate hydrolase family protein (Members of this family of hydrolases with an active site Cys residue belong to MEROPS family C26.): MSTQPTLAVVEATRVRSHDPAYHDYVQLLVGNVIAEAESHGWTVTRLAADRGTDALLAGAEPADAVVIVGGEDIHPGFYGAETGYANESRHLPVADAAQIALVHAAIERRIPLLGICRGLQIVNVALGGTLVQDLGDECGHVNRGVPIPQVLTTHAVHVEPETRVAELLGAPPVEVRSAHHQAVDALGDGLVVSARSHDGHVEAIEHREAPLFAVQWHPEDVAAPEGQLTALLGGLRTARDAHAFAVA, translated from the coding sequence ATGTCCACGCAGCCCACCCTGGCCGTCGTCGAGGCCACGCGCGTCCGCTCCCACGATCCGGCCTACCACGACTACGTGCAGCTCCTCGTCGGCAACGTCATCGCCGAAGCCGAGTCGCACGGCTGGACCGTCACCCGCCTGGCCGCCGACCGCGGGACGGATGCGCTGCTCGCCGGCGCGGAGCCTGCCGACGCCGTCGTCATCGTCGGCGGGGAGGACATCCACCCCGGTTTCTACGGCGCCGAGACCGGTTATGCGAACGAGTCGCGTCATCTCCCGGTCGCCGACGCCGCGCAGATCGCGCTGGTGCACGCGGCGATCGAGCGGCGCATCCCGCTGCTCGGAATCTGCCGTGGACTGCAGATCGTGAACGTCGCGCTCGGCGGCACGCTCGTCCAGGATCTCGGCGACGAGTGCGGTCACGTCAACCGCGGCGTCCCCATCCCGCAGGTGCTCACCACGCACGCCGTGCACGTCGAGCCCGAGACGCGCGTCGCGGAACTGCTCGGCGCCCCGCCCGTCGAGGTGCGCAGCGCACACCACCAGGCGGTGGATGCGCTCGGCGACGGCCTCGTCGTATCGGCGCGCTCGCACGACGGTCACGTCGAGGCGATCGAGCACCGCGAGGCGCCGCTCTTCGCGGTGCAGTGGCATCCCGAGGACGTGGCAGCGCCGGAGGGGCAGCTCACCGCCCTCCTCGGCGGCCTGCGCACGGCGCGCGACGCGCACGCCTTCGCCGTCGCCTGA
- a CDS encoding TPM domain-containing protein, whose translation MRLRRLLTGALLALGLVAAPMAVAAPPAFAQDPVDLGPTHVVDQSQVLSGSDEAQITAAAKKLYDDHRIDLYVVYVDTFTNPTEAADWANETAARNGLGQRDYLLAVATQSRTYYLSGDDDGPVSAGQLDSIEQNDIEPKLHDNDWTGAAVAAANGLSDAAGGGGGGAFFWVFLIGVVIVGVVVFLLVRSRGRRKKQAATGPATPQSELQTIPLADLERRAGSALVQTDDAIRTSEDELGFATAQYGAESVVPFQAALDAAKGQLREAFTLKQRLDDAEPDTDEQPREWNIHIVQLCTAANQALDAQADAFDELRALEKRIPEATAEITGQAAALRQRLATTRTTLDGLAQRYTDAALATVHDNIAQATQRLDFTDTALAGAAQKAAAGDAGAAAVGVRAAEESADQAGLLLDAVDRLGTDLAAAQQSLDGTLAELRSDLAEARALAASSDPGGTIAATAAGTEQTVTDVQAALTAGRVNPLELAQRLDAANRSIDGVLQGVRDARAQAQRAQSALQQTLMTAKARVSACEDFITARRGAVGAEARTRLAEAGRLVVQAEQTAATDAVSALALAQRASQLADEATQLAQQDVGGFPSGMGGMGGGGLGDIFGGGTSGRGGGSGAMGAILGGILIDSVLRGGMGGGGFGGGGGGWGGGGGGGFSAGSFGGGGTRSRRGGGRF comes from the coding sequence ATGCGCTTGCGACGTCTGCTGACCGGAGCCCTCTTGGCGCTCGGGCTCGTAGCGGCACCGATGGCGGTCGCCGCTCCCCCGGCATTCGCTCAGGACCCCGTCGACCTGGGCCCGACCCACGTGGTCGACCAGTCGCAGGTGCTCAGCGGTTCGGACGAAGCGCAGATCACCGCCGCGGCGAAGAAGCTGTACGACGACCACCGCATCGACCTGTACGTCGTCTACGTCGACACCTTCACGAATCCCACCGAGGCGGCCGACTGGGCCAATGAGACGGCCGCCCGCAACGGCCTGGGCCAGCGCGACTACCTGCTCGCCGTCGCCACGCAGTCGCGCACCTACTACCTGTCCGGCGACGACGACGGGCCGGTGAGCGCAGGGCAGCTCGACAGCATCGAGCAGAACGACATCGAGCCCAAGCTGCACGACAACGACTGGACCGGAGCCGCCGTCGCCGCCGCGAACGGACTGAGCGACGCGGCAGGCGGCGGAGGAGGCGGCGCCTTCTTCTGGGTGTTCCTCATCGGCGTCGTCATCGTCGGCGTGGTCGTCTTCCTGCTGGTGCGGTCCCGCGGCCGCCGCAAGAAGCAGGCGGCGACCGGGCCGGCCACACCGCAGAGCGAGCTGCAGACCATCCCGCTCGCCGACCTGGAGCGCCGCGCGGGGTCGGCGCTCGTGCAGACCGACGACGCCATCCGCACCAGTGAAGACGAGCTGGGATTCGCCACAGCGCAGTACGGCGCGGAGTCGGTCGTCCCTTTCCAGGCGGCGCTCGACGCGGCGAAGGGGCAGCTCCGCGAGGCGTTCACCCTCAAGCAGCGCCTCGACGACGCGGAACCGGACACCGACGAGCAGCCGCGCGAGTGGAACATCCACATCGTCCAGCTGTGCACCGCCGCCAACCAGGCCCTCGACGCCCAGGCGGACGCGTTCGACGAATTGCGCGCACTCGAGAAGCGCATCCCGGAGGCCACCGCGGAGATCACCGGGCAGGCGGCGGCGCTCCGGCAGCGGCTGGCCACGACCCGGACGACGCTGGACGGACTCGCGCAGCGGTACACGGATGCGGCGCTCGCGACCGTGCACGACAACATCGCCCAGGCGACGCAGCGCCTCGACTTCACGGACACCGCCCTCGCGGGCGCCGCGCAGAAGGCGGCCGCCGGGGATGCGGGAGCGGCGGCCGTCGGGGTGCGGGCGGCGGAGGAGTCCGCCGACCAGGCCGGGCTGCTGCTCGACGCGGTCGACCGGCTCGGCACCGATCTCGCCGCCGCCCAGCAGTCGCTCGACGGGACGCTCGCCGAGCTCCGCAGCGATCTCGCGGAGGCCCGCGCGCTCGCCGCCTCCAGCGATCCCGGCGGGACCATCGCCGCGACCGCTGCCGGGACGGAGCAGACCGTCACCGACGTGCAGGCGGCGCTCACCGCCGGCCGGGTGAACCCGCTCGAGCTCGCGCAGCGGCTGGATGCGGCCAACCGGTCCATCGACGGCGTGCTGCAGGGCGTCCGCGACGCCCGCGCCCAGGCGCAGCGCGCCCAGTCGGCGCTGCAGCAGACGCTGATGACGGCGAAGGCGCGCGTCTCGGCCTGCGAGGACTTCATCACCGCTCGGCGCGGAGCCGTCGGCGCCGAGGCGCGCACCCGGCTGGCGGAGGCCGGCCGGCTCGTCGTGCAGGCGGAGCAGACCGCGGCCACAGACGCCGTCTCGGCCCTCGCCCTCGCGCAGCGCGCGTCGCAGCTCGCCGACGAGGCGACGCAGCTGGCGCAGCAGGACGTCGGAGGGTTCCCGAGCGGGATGGGCGGCATGGGCGGTGGCGGCCTCGGCGACATCTTCGGCGGAGGCACCTCCGGCCGCGGCGGCGGAAGCGGTGCGATGGGCGCGATCCTGGGCGGCATCCTCATCGATTCCGTCCTGCGCGGCGGGATGGGCGGCGGCGGCTTCGGTGGCGGCGGCGGTGGCTGGGGCGGCGGCGGTGGCGGCGGCTTCAGCGCAGGGAGCTTCGGCGGTGGCGGAACCCGCAGCCGGCGCGGCGGCGGCCGGTTCTGA
- a CDS encoding PspA/IM30 family protein: protein MAKQSIFGRISQLLRANVNALLDQAEDPEKMLDQMVRDFTNSIADAESAIAETIGNLRLLEDDHREDVEAASEWGDKALAASRQADQYRSSGDAANADKFDNLAKVALQRQISSENEAKAAEPQIAAQTEVVEKLKTGLNQMKEKLEQLKSKRSELIARAKSAQAQAQVMDAVKSVDIMDPTSEVARFEDKIRREEAKVRGAQELAASSLDSQFEQLDDLGEMTEVEARLAALKSGGGTPSAVTSGAEG from the coding sequence ATGGCGAAGCAGTCCATCTTCGGACGGATCTCTCAACTGTTGCGGGCGAACGTCAACGCCCTCCTCGACCAGGCGGAGGACCCGGAGAAGATGCTCGACCAGATGGTCCGCGACTTCACCAACAGCATCGCCGACGCCGAGAGCGCGATCGCGGAGACGATCGGCAACCTCCGGCTGCTGGAGGACGACCACCGCGAAGACGTGGAGGCCGCGAGCGAGTGGGGCGACAAGGCGCTCGCCGCCAGCCGCCAGGCGGACCAGTACCGTTCCTCCGGCGACGCCGCGAACGCCGACAAGTTCGACAACCTCGCGAAGGTCGCACTGCAGCGGCAGATCTCGTCCGAGAACGAGGCGAAGGCCGCAGAGCCGCAGATCGCCGCGCAGACCGAGGTGGTCGAGAAGCTCAAGACCGGGCTCAACCAGATGAAGGAGAAGCTGGAGCAGCTGAAGAGCAAGCGCTCCGAGCTGATCGCCCGCGCGAAGAGCGCCCAGGCGCAGGCCCAGGTGATGGATGCGGTCAAGAGCGTCGACATCATGGACCCGACCAGCGAGGTCGCCCGGTTCGAGGACAAGATCCGCCGCGAGGAGGCGAAGGTGCGCGGGGCGCAGGAGCTCGCCGCCTCCAGCCTCGACTCGCAGTTCGAGCAGCTCGACGACCTCGGCGAGATGACCGAGGTGGAGGCGCGGCTCGCCGCCCTCAAGTCCGGCGGCGGCACGCCGTCCGCGGTGACCTCGGGCGCCGAGGGGTGA
- a CDS encoding arginase family protein, which yields MSGASFLVVPQWQGSGSSRAMRLIDGADAIRGDLPAARTHQVPVPASAGESLGTGVNRFSSLVAVKDATEAELSLLEAPVVTVGGDCGAELAAVQHALAAHPAGSVAVVWFDAHGDLNDAESSPSGAFHGMVLRALLGDGPDGLASTGAARLAAGQLVLAGTRALDDGESAFVERSGIRVLGADELDDPEVVVDAVAATGATSVYLHIDLDVLDPSAIDGIGYPEPFGVQPERLTEAIRALRRRFELAGAGLMEFAPESPDAAARDLAVILRILGALTGPTGSPAAAAAEGAR from the coding sequence GTGAGCGGCGCATCCTTCCTCGTCGTCCCGCAGTGGCAGGGCTCGGGGTCGTCCCGGGCGATGCGGCTGATCGACGGCGCCGACGCCATCCGCGGCGACCTGCCGGCCGCGCGCACGCACCAGGTGCCGGTGCCGGCCTCCGCCGGTGAGTCCCTGGGCACGGGGGTGAACCGGTTCTCGTCGCTTGTCGCGGTGAAGGACGCCACCGAGGCGGAGCTCTCGCTGCTGGAGGCCCCGGTGGTCACCGTCGGCGGCGACTGCGGCGCCGAGCTGGCGGCGGTCCAGCACGCGCTGGCCGCACATCCCGCCGGGTCGGTGGCCGTGGTCTGGTTCGACGCGCACGGCGATCTGAACGATGCGGAGTCGTCGCCTTCGGGGGCGTTCCACGGGATGGTGCTGCGCGCGCTGCTCGGCGACGGGCCGGACGGCCTGGCGTCGACGGGCGCCGCCCGCCTCGCGGCCGGCCAGCTCGTGCTCGCGGGCACCCGTGCACTCGACGACGGCGAGTCGGCCTTCGTCGAGAGGAGCGGCATCCGTGTGCTCGGCGCGGACGAGCTCGACGACCCCGAGGTCGTCGTCGACGCCGTGGCTGCGACCGGCGCGACGTCCGTGTACCTCCACATCGACCTCGATGTGCTCGACCCCTCCGCCATCGACGGCATCGGCTACCCCGAGCCCTTCGGCGTGCAGCCGGAGCGGCTGACCGAGGCGATCCGGGCGCTCCGGCGCCGGTTCGAGCTCGCGGGCGCGGGCCTGATGGAGTTCGCCCCCGAGTCGCCGGATGCGGCCGCGCGCGACCTCGCCGTCATCCTCCGCATCCTCGGCGCGCTCACCGGTCCGACGGGGTCGCCAGCGGCCGCCGCGGCGGAAGGGGCGCGCTAG